From a single Parambassis ranga chromosome 2, fParRan2.1, whole genome shotgun sequence genomic region:
- the LOC114428346 gene encoding tRNA selenocysteine 1-associated protein 1-like isoform X2, which yields MSTLWMGNLETYMDEKFITRAFSTMGEQVVNVRIIRNKMTGGALGYCFVEMTDEATAERCLRKINGKPLPGASPPTRFKLNRATFGKQDSGQMYSLFVGDLTPEVDDGMLYEFFYNRYPSCRGGKVVLDSMGNSKGCGFVQFPDERLQKRALDECQGAVGLGSKPLRLSLAANNLRNKQQPQQQSDPKSWQSSSSYRQSYDPYSQYQQQYPGYYSSWGYDQTGMYGYNYPQYDYTQYSLPQESEAVQEEEEGLEDPGLVLDVMEANRQYMELSEELYDALIECQWQSAEITSEQDHMTSRLPEPIYC from the exons ATGAGCACGCTATGGATGGGGAAC CTGGAAACCTACATGGATGAGAAGTTTATCACCAGGGCCTTTTCCACCATGGGTGAGCAGGTGGTTAATGTTCGGATCATCCGTAACAAGATGACAGG GGGTGCTCTAGGCTACTGTTTTGTGGAGATGACAGATGAGGCCACAGCAGAAAGGTGTCTCCGTAAGATCAATGGAAAACCCTTACCAGGAGCCAGTCCG CCCACAAGATTCAAATTGAACCGAGCCACTTTTGGGAAACAGGACAGTGG tcAGATGTATTCACTGTTTGTGGGTGATCTAACTCCTGAGGTGGATGATGGAATGCTTTACGAGTTCTTTTACAATCGTTACCCTTCCTGTCGTGGTGGAAAAGTGGTGCTGGACAGCATGGGCAACTCCAA ggGCTGCGGCTTTGTTCAGTTTCCTGATGAGCGGCTACAGAAGCGAGCATTGGACGAGTGTCAAGGTGCTGTAGGACTTGGCAGTAAACCTCTGAGGCTGAGCCTGGCTGCCAACAA TTTAAGGAACAaacagcagccgcagcagcagtCAGACCCCAAGTCCTGGCAGTCCAGTTCATCATACAGACAAAGCTATGACCCTTACAGTCAGTACCAGCAGCAGTATCCTGGGTATTACTCCTCTTGGGGCTATGACCAGACTGGAATGTATGGCTACAACTATCCTCAGTATGACTACACACAGTATTCTTTACCACAG GAAAGTGAAGCTgttcaagaagaagaagaaggtcttgAAG ATCCTGGACTGGTGCTGGATGTGATGGAGGCCAACAGGCAGTACATGGAGCTCAGTGAGGAGCTGTATGATGCGCTAATTGAGTGTCAGTGGCAGTCTGCAGAGATTACCTCAGAACAGGATCATATGACATCAAGGCTACCAGAACCCATTTACTGTTAA
- the LOC114428346 gene encoding tRNA selenocysteine 1-associated protein 1-like isoform X1: protein MSTLWMGNLETYMDEKFITRAFSTMGEQVVNVRIIRNKMTGVSSPRGALGYCFVEMTDEATAERCLRKINGKPLPGASPPTRFKLNRATFGKQDSGQMYSLFVGDLTPEVDDGMLYEFFYNRYPSCRGGKVVLDSMGNSKGCGFVQFPDERLQKRALDECQGAVGLGSKPLRLSLAANNLRNKQQPQQQSDPKSWQSSSSYRQSYDPYSQYQQQYPGYYSSWGYDQTGMYGYNYPQYDYTQYSLPQESEAVQEEEEGLEDPGLVLDVMEANRQYMELSEELYDALIECQWQSAEITSEQDHMTSRLPEPIYC from the exons ATGAGCACGCTATGGATGGGGAAC CTGGAAACCTACATGGATGAGAAGTTTATCACCAGGGCCTTTTCCACCATGGGTGAGCAGGTGGTTAATGTTCGGATCATCCGTAACAAGATGACAGG TGTGTCATCACCTAGGGGTGCTCTAGGCTACTGTTTTGTGGAGATGACAGATGAGGCCACAGCAGAAAGGTGTCTCCGTAAGATCAATGGAAAACCCTTACCAGGAGCCAGTCCG CCCACAAGATTCAAATTGAACCGAGCCACTTTTGGGAAACAGGACAGTGG tcAGATGTATTCACTGTTTGTGGGTGATCTAACTCCTGAGGTGGATGATGGAATGCTTTACGAGTTCTTTTACAATCGTTACCCTTCCTGTCGTGGTGGAAAAGTGGTGCTGGACAGCATGGGCAACTCCAA ggGCTGCGGCTTTGTTCAGTTTCCTGATGAGCGGCTACAGAAGCGAGCATTGGACGAGTGTCAAGGTGCTGTAGGACTTGGCAGTAAACCTCTGAGGCTGAGCCTGGCTGCCAACAA TTTAAGGAACAaacagcagccgcagcagcagtCAGACCCCAAGTCCTGGCAGTCCAGTTCATCATACAGACAAAGCTATGACCCTTACAGTCAGTACCAGCAGCAGTATCCTGGGTATTACTCCTCTTGGGGCTATGACCAGACTGGAATGTATGGCTACAACTATCCTCAGTATGACTACACACAGTATTCTTTACCACAG GAAAGTGAAGCTgttcaagaagaagaagaaggtcttgAAG ATCCTGGACTGGTGCTGGATGTGATGGAGGCCAACAGGCAGTACATGGAGCTCAGTGAGGAGCTGTATGATGCGCTAATTGAGTGTCAGTGGCAGTCTGCAGAGATTACCTCAGAACAGGATCATATGACATCAAGGCTACCAGAACCCATTTACTGTTAA